Proteins encoded by one window of Winogradskyella sp. PG-2:
- the gldK gene encoding gliding motility lipoprotein GldK, producing MNIKKFILLTTVMVLVASCNSGDRGQLVGVQGKKWHPEKPYGMTLVPGGAFIMGKSDDDLAGVQDAPTKTATVRAFYMDETEITNSEYRQFVEWVRDSVLRLKLAEMADLEGKTPGSGDIGEFAYQDANPDDMNAYESYMLNTYGNDQRKVNHDAELYFDTDDYPDELYAEVMDGMYLPLEESYNGQRTWDVKQFKFQYTYMDISKAAKDRSLKRSQVIEQEEVEVYPDTTAWIRDFAYSYNEPMHNDYFWHDAYGEYPVVGVSWKQARAFCQWRTLYHNSYQKSKGRQPVNSYRLPSEAEWEYAARGGLQGATYPWGGPYTKNDRGCFMANFKPLRGDYAADQALYTVEADAYDPNDFNLYNMAGNVSEWVNGSYDPASYEYSSTINPNVNDPDNARKVVRGGSWKDVAYFLQVSSRDYEYADSARSYIGFRTVQDYMGTEVTKNAATN from the coding sequence AGTGCCTGGCGGCGCTTTTATAATGGGTAAATCAGATGATGATTTAGCCGGCGTACAAGATGCTCCTACCAAAACGGCAACAGTTCGTGCATTTTATATGGACGAAACAGAAATTACAAATAGCGAGTATCGTCAATTTGTAGAATGGGTAAGAGATTCAGTCTTAAGATTAAAGTTAGCTGAAATGGCTGACCTTGAAGGTAAGACACCAGGAAGTGGTGACATCGGTGAATTTGCATATCAAGATGCTAATCCGGATGACATGAATGCTTACGAAAGTTACATGCTCAACACGTATGGAAATGATCAAAGAAAAGTAAATCATGATGCAGAATTGTATTTTGATACTGATGATTATCCAGACGAATTATATGCAGAAGTAATGGATGGTATGTATTTACCATTAGAAGAATCATACAATGGTCAACGTACTTGGGATGTAAAGCAATTTAAATTCCAATATACTTATATGGATATTTCTAAGGCAGCTAAAGATAGAAGCTTAAAGCGTTCTCAAGTAATAGAACAAGAAGAAGTTGAAGTTTATCCAGATACAACTGCTTGGATTAGAGATTTTGCTTACTCGTATAATGAGCCAATGCATAATGATTATTTTTGGCATGATGCATATGGTGAATACCCTGTAGTAGGTGTGTCTTGGAAACAAGCTCGTGCGTTTTGTCAGTGGAGAACTTTATATCACAATAGTTACCAGAAAAGTAAAGGTAGACAACCTGTAAATTCTTATAGATTACCTTCTGAGGCAGAGTGGGAGTATGCGGCACGTGGCGGACTGCAAGGGGCAACGTACCCTTGGGGTGGACCATACACTAAAAATGACAGAGGTTGTTTTATGGCAAACTTTAAGCCATTGAGAGGTGATTATGCAGCAGATCAAGCTTTATATACTGTAGAAGCTGATGCTTACGATCCAAATGATTTTAACTTGTATAACATGGCTGGAAATGTTTCAGAATGGGTAAATGGATCTTATGATCCTGCATCATATGAATATTCTTCAACGATTAATCCTAATGTAAACGATCCTGATAATGCACGTAAAGTTGTAAGAGGAGGATCTTGGAAGGATGTTGCCTATTTCTTACAAGTAAGTTCTAGAGATTACGAATATGCGGATTCTGCTAGAAGTTATATCGGTTTTAGAACTGTTCAGGACTATATGGGAACTGAAGTGACTAAAAATGCAGCAACGAATTAA
- the gldL gene encoding gliding motility protein GldL: MAQKGKMTITNMIYGLGAAIVIVGALFKIQHWPFGSEILTIGMIVEALVFTYSAFERQASDLDWSLVYPELAGGQTLGGKKKKEEPKDAEGLLSKKLDNLLKDAKIDGELMASLGDSIKNFEGAAKNLNPTVDSMTAQKKYSEEMSLAAAQMESLNSLYKVQMESANRQAAINEEAVENATKLKEQMQSLASNLSSLNGVYGGMLSAMNKN, encoded by the coding sequence ATGGCACAGAAAGGTAAAATGACAATCACTAACATGATCTACGGATTAGGAGCAGCAATCGTAATCGTTGGAGCATTATTTAAAATACAACACTGGCCTTTTGGTTCAGAAATCTTAACTATAGGTATGATTGTTGAAGCATTAGTATTTACATACTCTGCCTTCGAAAGACAAGCAAGTGATTTAGATTGGTCTTTAGTATATCCTGAATTAGCTGGTGGTCAAACATTAGGAGGAAAGAAGAAAAAAGAAGAGCCAAAAGATGCTGAAGGTCTTTTATCTAAAAAATTAGATAATTTATTAAAAGATGCAAAAATAGATGGCGAACTTATGGCTAGCTTAGGTGATAGCATCAAGAATTTTGAAGGTGCTGCTAAGAACTTGAATCCAACAGTAGATTCAATGACTGCACAAAAGAAATACAGTGAAGAAATGTCTTTAGCTGCTGCTCAAATGGAGTCTTTAAATAGCCTTTATAAAGTGCAGATGGAAAGTGCAAATCGTCAAGCAGCAATTAATGAAGAAGCTGTTGAGAATGCGACTAAATTGAAAGAGCAAATGCAATCATTAGCATCAAACTTATCATCATTAAATGGTGTGTATGGAGGAATGTTATCTGCAATGAACAAAAACTAA
- the gldM gene encoding gliding motility protein GldM has translation MAGGKASARQKMINLMYLVFIAMMAMNMSKEVLSAFGLMEAKFADSNEATTTRNDKLLAELEVKSEENPKEFKIPAARAQEVKIISDKFYKYIETLKRDLIKSGEYELDEKGILPFEAMDKTDILDEAWFTGDRLTKKGDEVMAKIKEYKKAINDILSKDESYRGRAQAFEKTFNIDKVPNKDGKKIDWLAYHYQGFPAIASYTKLTAMQNDVKVTESDMFSLFLGNIVSEATTLNNYKAIVLADKSAFFAGEKFQGKVVIGKYANVAPTKLVVQGEEIDLAKAIDSTGAATLGFNVGNVGEHDIKGQFTFIENGKELEIPIVNANYVVVPRPNSATISADKMNVVYRGVANPMTISFAGVPDNKVNASGSGLSKGSGVGKYLMNPGSGREVTINVTATLDDGSKASDKKTFRIKDIPAPTGTMAGQSGLVKLPKRNVEIGTVGAKLDDFVFDLPIGVTSFKIKVPGQPTVNVVGTKMNNQAKASIKRARRGDNITIFDIKAKITGNAKYRLKNVSPVIVEVTN, from the coding sequence ATGGCAGGAGGAAAAGCATCTGCAAGGCAGAAAATGATTAACCTAATGTACTTAGTATTTATTGCTATGATGGCGATGAATATGTCAAAAGAAGTACTATCCGCTTTCGGATTGATGGAAGCAAAATTCGCTGATTCTAATGAAGCTACGACTACAAGAAACGATAAGTTACTTGCAGAATTAGAAGTTAAGTCTGAAGAAAATCCTAAAGAATTTAAAATCCCAGCAGCAAGAGCTCAGGAGGTTAAAATTATCTCAGATAAATTTTATAAATATATTGAAACTCTTAAAAGGGATTTAATAAAATCTGGAGAGTATGAACTTGATGAGAAAGGTATTTTACCATTTGAAGCAATGGATAAAACAGATATTTTAGATGAAGCTTGGTTTACCGGAGATCGTCTGACTAAGAAAGGTGATGAGGTAATGGCAAAAATTAAGGAATACAAAAAAGCTATTAATGATATACTATCTAAAGATGAAAGTTATAGAGGAAGAGCTCAAGCATTTGAAAAGACTTTTAATATAGATAAAGTACCGAATAAAGATGGAAAGAAAATAGATTGGTTAGCTTATCACTATCAAGGTTTTCCGGCAATTGCTTCATATACTAAATTGACAGCAATGCAAAATGATGTTAAGGTCACTGAATCTGATATGTTTAGTTTGTTTTTAGGAAACATTGTTTCTGAAGCAACGACATTAAATAACTACAAAGCAATTGTTTTAGCTGACAAATCTGCATTTTTCGCAGGTGAAAAGTTTCAAGGTAAAGTAGTAATTGGTAAGTATGCTAATGTAGCGCCAACGAAATTAGTAGTGCAAGGTGAAGAGATTGATTTAGCGAAAGCGATTGATTCTACTGGTGCTGCAACTTTAGGTTTTAATGTTGGTAATGTTGGAGAGCATGATATAAAAGGGCAATTTACTTTTATCGAGAATGGGAAAGAATTAGAAATTCCTATAGTCAACGCAAACTATGTGGTAGTGCCAAGACCAAATTCTGCTACAATTTCTGCTGATAAGATGAACGTTGTTTATCGTGGTGTTGCTAACCCAATGACTATTTCTTTTGCTGGTGTTCCAGATAATAAAGTAAATGCATCTGGTTCTGGTTTATCAAAAGGTTCTGGTGTTGGTAAATATCTCATGAACCCAGGATCGGGTAGAGAAGTAACAATTAATGTTACTGCTACTTTAGATGATGGATCAAAAGCTAGTGATAAAAAGACATTTAGAATTAAAGATATTCCTGCACCTACTGGTACAATGGCCGGACAGTCAGGATTAGTAAAATTACCAAAGCGTAATGTAGAGATAGGGACAGTAGGAGCGAAGTTAGATGATTTCGTATTCGATTTACCAATCGGTGTGACATCATTTAAAATTAAGGTGCCAGGACAACCTACAGTTAATGTTGTTGGTACTAAGATGAACAACCAGGCTAAGGCGTCTATTAAAAGAGCACGTCGAGGCGATAACATTACTATTTTCGATATTAAAGCGAAAATAACAGGTAATGCAAAATATAGATTAAAGAACGTTTCACCTGTAATTGTAGAAGTTACTAACTAA
- the gldN gene encoding gliding motility protein GldN: MKIKSFLYVGLALFAINTMFAQANILNAKIPEEIGMKTEAQLLLDNDQPLEYGYVGDRDILFSKMIWEKIVLDERVNFPLYFPIEDNLGDDRKSLYRVLMENMKSGMISKVYADDYFTEERTLKDLEASLTMTKITDAGVDYMNENGVGEGEIPEEFIIRREIGPADINSFLVKGLWYFDKRQGELKYRILGIAPAAPDVNFIDSEDDANSEPIPMFWIFFPEVRDILHEAKAFNDKNSAVPLSFDHLLNSRRFGGLIYKEENVYGDRKVEEYVAENALMQLLESERIKDKIRNFEQDMWSY, translated from the coding sequence ATGAAAATTAAAAGCTTTTTATACGTCGGATTAGCCCTGTTTGCAATAAACACAATGTTTGCACAAGCTAACATCCTTAATGCCAAAATTCCTGAGGAAATTGGTATGAAAACTGAAGCACAATTACTTCTAGATAACGACCAACCTTTAGAATATGGTTATGTTGGCGATAGAGATATCTTGTTTTCTAAAATGATTTGGGAAAAGATAGTCTTAGACGAACGTGTTAACTTTCCATTGTATTTTCCAATAGAAGATAACTTAGGTGATGATAGAAAATCATTATACCGAGTACTTATGGAAAACATGAAAAGTGGAATGATTTCTAAAGTCTATGCAGATGATTATTTCACCGAAGAGCGTACTCTAAAAGATTTGGAAGCGTCATTAACCATGACAAAAATTACTGATGCCGGAGTTGATTATATGAACGAAAATGGTGTTGGTGAGGGCGAAATTCCTGAAGAGTTTATTATCAGAAGAGAAATAGGTCCTGCAGATATCAATTCATTTTTAGTAAAAGGCTTATGGTATTTTGATAAGCGTCAAGGAGAATTAAAGTATCGTATTTTAGGTATTGCACCTGCAGCACCAGACGTTAACTTTATCGATTCTGAAGACGATGCAAATAGTGAGCCTATTCCTATGTTTTGGATATTTTTTCCTGAGGTAAGAGATATTCTTCACGAGGCTAAAGCTTTTAATGATAAGAACAGTGCTGTGCCACTTTCTTTCGATCATTTATTAAACAGTCGCCGTTTTGGTGGATTAATCTACAAAGAAGAGAACGTTTATGGTGATAGAAAAGTTGAGGAATATGTTGCTGAGAATGCATTAATGCAACTTTTAGAATCAGAACGTATCAAAGATAAGATTAGAAATTTTGAACAAGATATGTGGAGTTACTAG
- a CDS encoding NAD(P)/FAD-dependent oxidoreductase, with protein MKQVDYLIVGCGLASVAFCEQLRAHRKSYLVFDDQSQKSSLVAAGLYNPVILKRFSEVWKAKTQLELALPLYSNIENDLNIKVDYPLRILRRFTSIQEQNKWFTASDKPALETFLSTQLVKNTNSEIEAPYGFGEVLHAGRVDTELLISCYKDFLKQNDCLKDITFQHSTVQFEANLILYKNYKASHLVFAEGFGVKHNPYFEDIPLTGSKGEILTIKAPELKIDYAIKSSVFVIPIGGDLYNVGSTYDNEDKSNLPTEKAKTELLLKVKSFIKCDFEVVRHVAGVRPTVKDRRPLVGRHSEYNNLYVLNGLGTRGVMIAPYVAKELFKFIENNEALDAEIDIKRFNL; from the coding sequence ATGAAACAAGTAGATTACTTAATAGTAGGCTGTGGTTTAGCGAGTGTAGCATTTTGCGAGCAATTAAGAGCACATCGCAAATCTTATTTGGTATTTGATGATCAATCGCAAAAGTCTTCATTAGTCGCAGCAGGATTGTATAATCCTGTAATCTTAAAACGCTTTTCTGAAGTTTGGAAAGCAAAAACACAATTAGAACTTGCTCTTCCATTATATTCAAATATTGAAAACGACTTAAATATAAAAGTAGATTATCCGCTCCGAATCTTGAGACGCTTTACTTCTATACAGGAACAGAATAAATGGTTTACAGCTTCAGATAAACCAGCTCTTGAAACGTTTCTTTCAACTCAACTAGTTAAGAATACAAATTCAGAAATTGAAGCTCCTTATGGATTTGGTGAAGTATTACATGCAGGTCGAGTAGATACAGAACTATTAATTTCTTGTTACAAAGATTTTTTAAAACAGAATGATTGTTTAAAGGATATCACATTTCAACATAGTACAGTTCAATTTGAAGCCAATTTAATTCTATATAAAAACTATAAAGCCTCACATCTAGTTTTTGCGGAAGGATTTGGAGTGAAACATAATCCTTACTTTGAAGACATTCCGCTAACAGGTTCAAAAGGTGAAATCCTAACCATTAAAGCTCCAGAATTAAAAATTGATTATGCTATAAAGTCTTCTGTATTTGTGATTCCGATAGGAGGTGATTTATATAATGTTGGTTCGACTTATGATAATGAGGATAAATCAAATCTACCGACAGAAAAGGCTAAAACAGAATTACTTTTAAAAGTAAAAAGTTTTATAAAATGTGATTTTGAAGTTGTCAGACATGTTGCAGGAGTCAGACCTACTGTAAAAGATAGAAGACCTTTGGTTGGTAGACATTCAGAATACAACAATCTCTATGTATTAAATGGTTTGGGAACGAGAGGAGTAATGATAGCACCTTACGTTGCTAAAGAATTATTTAAGTTTATTGAAAATAATGAAGCTTTAGATGCTGAGATAGATATTAAACGGTTTAATCTTTAA
- a CDS encoding DUF983 domain-containing protein, whose protein sequence is MIRKGMKLYSILFGACPKCHQESMYVEKNSYILTDTLKINEICSHCNTRYRMEPSFFYGSMYVSYGVGIAFALIAFAVSYLIFESSLLVAFFAIVGTLVVFMPFIMRLSRNIWINLFLSYDKSLIKD, encoded by the coding sequence ATGATTAGAAAAGGAATGAAACTTTATAGTATTCTTTTTGGAGCTTGCCCAAAATGCCATCAAGAATCCATGTATGTGGAAAAAAACTCATACATTCTTACTGATACTTTAAAAATTAATGAGATCTGCTCACATTGCAATACTAGATATAGAATGGAACCCTCTTTTTTCTACGGCTCCATGTATGTAAGTTATGGTGTAGGTATTGCTTTTGCCTTGATAGCTTTTGCTGTAAGTTACCTCATTTTTGAAAGCTCTTTACTAGTTGCATTTTTTGCTATTGTCGGAACACTAGTTGTCTTTATGCCTTTTATCATGAGGTTATCTAGAAATATTTGGATTAATCTCTTTTTGAGCTATGATAAATCTTTAATTAAAGATTAA
- a CDS encoding ABC-F family ATP-binding cassette domain-containing protein, with product MLNIHNLSISFQGEYLFEEITFKLGLGDRIGLIGKNGAGKSTMLRILSKEQEADNGQIAADKDLKIGFLKQDIDFDFGKTVLEESYEAFKEIKECEAKLEEINTQLAERTDYESESYNQLMIDLNEIQHQYEILGGYNYQGETEKILQGLGFKREDFNKLTDTFSGGWRMRIELAKLLLQNNDLLLLDEPTNHLDIESIIWLENFLKNYPGAVVIVSHDKMFLDNVTNRTIEISLGRIYDYNKPYTKFLALRKEMKIQQLAAQKNQEKQIQQTEKLIEKFRAKASKATMAQSLIKKLDRIDRIEVDEDDNSVMSLNFPVSITPGKVVVEVENVSKSYGDLQVLHNVSLAVPRDIKTAFVGQNGQGKSTLAKIIVGEIKHEGNLNLGHNVQIGYFAQNQAEYLDGSKTVLDTMIDAANETNRSKVRDILGSFLFRGDEVEKYVRVLSGGERNRLALAKLLLQPLNVLIMDEPTNHLDIKSKNVLKDALRKFEGTLILVSHDRDFLQGLTDTVYEFKDQNIKEYLGDIDFYLEQRNLENLREAEKRTVVANKPKESNKQSYENQKKQKSLNNKLSNIESKINQLEKDIKSDDVKLATDYDATASDPKFFDNYQKKKKDLEQLMENWETIQEQLDSINN from the coding sequence ATGCTAAATATCCATAATTTATCAATATCGTTTCAAGGAGAATATCTTTTTGAAGAAATTACTTTTAAGCTAGGTCTTGGTGATCGAATTGGTTTAATTGGTAAAAATGGTGCAGGTAAATCTACTATGCTTAGAATTTTATCAAAAGAGCAAGAGGCAGATAACGGACAAATAGCTGCAGATAAGGATTTGAAAATCGGATTTTTAAAACAGGATATTGATTTTGATTTTGGTAAAACTGTTTTGGAGGAATCATATGAAGCTTTTAAGGAGATTAAAGAATGTGAAGCTAAGTTAGAAGAAATCAATACCCAATTAGCTGAACGTACAGATTATGAAAGCGAATCTTATAATCAATTGATGATTGATTTAAATGAGATTCAACATCAATATGAAATTTTAGGAGGTTATAATTACCAAGGAGAAACAGAAAAAATTCTTCAAGGTTTAGGTTTTAAACGCGAAGATTTTAATAAACTAACAGATACGTTTTCTGGAGGTTGGAGAATGCGTATTGAATTGGCAAAGCTATTACTTCAAAATAATGATTTATTACTATTAGATGAGCCGACCAACCACTTAGATATTGAATCCATTATTTGGTTAGAAAATTTCTTAAAAAACTATCCAGGTGCTGTAGTTATTGTATCTCACGACAAAATGTTTTTAGACAATGTAACTAATAGAACCATAGAAATTTCTTTAGGCAGAATTTACGATTACAATAAACCATATACCAAGTTTTTGGCGTTACGTAAAGAGATGAAAATTCAGCAATTGGCAGCTCAAAAGAATCAAGAAAAACAGATTCAACAAACTGAAAAGTTAATTGAAAAATTTAGAGCTAAAGCGTCTAAAGCGACCATGGCACAATCACTTATTAAGAAGTTAGATCGCATTGACCGTATAGAAGTTGATGAAGATGATAATAGTGTAATGTCTTTAAATTTCCCTGTATCTATTACACCAGGAAAGGTTGTAGTCGAAGTTGAAAATGTATCTAAATCGTATGGTGATTTGCAGGTTTTGCATAATGTAAGTTTAGCAGTCCCAAGAGATATAAAAACAGCTTTCGTTGGTCAGAATGGTCAAGGCAAGTCTACTTTAGCCAAAATTATTGTAGGTGAGATAAAGCATGAAGGAAATTTAAACCTAGGTCATAACGTACAAATAGGTTATTTCGCCCAGAATCAGGCAGAATATTTGGATGGTAGTAAAACCGTTTTAGATACGATGATTGATGCTGCTAATGAAACTAATAGAAGTAAAGTTAGAGATATACTAGGTTCATTTTTATTTAGAGGAGACGAGGTAGAGAAGTATGTGAGAGTGCTATCTGGTGGTGAACGTAATCGATTGGCTTTAGCTAAGTTATTGCTTCAACCATTAAATGTTCTCATTATGGATGAGCCAACTAATCATTTAGATATAAAATCTAAAAATGTGTTGAAAGATGCTTTGAGAAAATTCGAAGGTACTCTAATATTAGTGTCTCACGATAGAGATTTTCTACAAGGTTTAACAGATACGGTCTATGAATTTAAAGATCAAAATATAAAGGAATATTTAGGTGATATAGATTTTTACCTAGAACAACGTAATCTCGAAAACTTAAGAGAAGCAGAAAAGCGAACGGTTGTTGCTAATAAGCCTAAAGAAAGCAATAAACAAAGCTACGAAAATCAAAAGAAGCAGAAATCTTTAAATAACAAATTGAGTAATATTGAGTCTAAAATCAATCAGTTAGAGAAAGATATTAAATCTGACGATGTAAAATTAGCTACAGATTATGATGCTACGGCTTCAGACCCTAAGTTTTTTGATAATTATCAGAAAAAGAAAAAAGACTTAGAGCAGTTAATGGAAAATTGGGAAACCATACAAGAGCAGTTAGACAGCATTAACAATTAA
- a CDS encoding efflux RND transporter periplasmic adaptor subunit — MRKIILTVLGILLIVGAYFGSKYIADNKKKKRPTPAKVVKTVFTDTVKNSTVQIVIPANGSLVAQRRVELYAEVQGVFKSGSKLFKPGQEYKNGENLIRIDASEYYASVQSSKSNLYNSIASIMPDLRLDFPEVFQKWQSYLNGFDLNKSTPKLPEMTSEKENYFITGRGIVSNYYNVKNLEQRLAKYNIRAPFSGILTEALVTEGSLIRNGQKLGEYIDPSVYEMEVALSKNYASLLKVGESVVLKNLNNTQEYTGKVSRINGSIDATTQTITAYIEVKDKTLKEGMYLEANLNAKQESDAIEVNRSLVLDGDQIFVVRDSILDLIDVMPVYFSDKKAVLKNVPDGTVMVIKPIPGAYAGMLVKPFKDNKEPVKSSRKAN; from the coding sequence ATGCGCAAAATTATTCTTACCGTATTAGGAATTCTCCTAATAGTCGGTGCTTACTTTGGTAGCAAATATATTGCTGACAATAAAAAGAAGAAAAGACCAACACCAGCTAAGGTTGTAAAAACGGTTTTTACAGACACCGTTAAAAATTCAACAGTACAAATTGTAATACCTGCTAATGGAAGTTTAGTGGCACAACGTCGTGTAGAACTCTATGCTGAAGTACAAGGTGTTTTTAAATCTGGGAGTAAACTTTTTAAACCTGGTCAAGAATACAAGAACGGAGAAAATTTAATTCGCATTGATGCGTCTGAATATTACGCTAGTGTTCAGTCTTCAAAAAGTAATCTTTATAATTCTATTGCGTCAATAATGCCAGATTTAAGATTAGACTTTCCTGAAGTTTTTCAAAAGTGGCAGAGTTATTTAAACGGTTTCGATTTAAATAAATCGACACCGAAATTACCAGAGATGACTTCAGAAAAAGAAAATTATTTTATCACTGGTCGTGGTATTGTTTCAAATTACTACAATGTTAAAAATCTTGAACAGCGTTTAGCTAAATATAATATTAGAGCACCATTTTCTGGAATCTTAACTGAAGCATTAGTAACTGAAGGTTCTCTAATTAGAAATGGACAAAAATTAGGAGAATATATTGATCCTTCGGTTTATGAAATGGAAGTAGCTTTAAGTAAAAACTATGCAAGTCTATTAAAAGTTGGAGAAAGCGTAGTACTTAAAAACCTTAATAATACTCAGGAATATACAGGTAAAGTATCTCGAATAAACGGGAGTATAGACGCTACAACACAAACTATTACTGCTTATATTGAGGTTAAGGACAAGACCTTAAAAGAAGGTATGTATTTAGAAGCAAATCTAAATGCCAAACAAGAGTCAGACGCTATAGAAGTGAATAGAAGTTTAGTATTAGATGGAGATCAGATTTTTGTAGTTAGAGATAGTATTTTAGACCTAATTGATGTAATGCCAGTTTATTTTTCTGATAAAAAAGCTGTTCTGAAGAATGTACCTGATGGCACAGTAATGGTCATAAAACCTATCCCTGGAGCCTATGCAGGCATGTTGGTAAAACCTTTTAAAGATAATAAAGAACCAGTAAAATCATCTAGAAAAGCAAATTAA